DNA sequence from the Janibacter sp. CX7 genome:
GTCCTCGCTGCCGGCCGGCTCCTACACGGTGTCCTACAAGGTCGTCAGCGCCGACGGGCACCCGATCAGTGGGTCCTACTCCTTCACCTACGCCCCGCCCGGTGGCGACACCGGCCCGAGCGGCAGCGAGACGACGAGCGACGGCGGGTCGGGCAGCAGCTCGAGCACCACGTCGGGCAGCGACTCCCCCACCGCCTCGAGCTCCACGGCTCCGACGTCGTCGAGCAGCTCCGCGGGCGAGCCGTCGAGCACCTCGGCGCCGAGCAGCACGACCGAGCCCAGCTCGTCGAGCACCACCTCCTCGTCGACCTCGTCGTCGACGACCTCGGGCGACGGCGAGAGCGAGCCCAGCAGCGCCTCGAGCTCGTCGAGCTCCACCGCCGCGCCCGTCGAGGGCGACGACGCGAGCAGCGACGGCGGCTTCCCCGCCTGGGGCTGGGCCGTCCTCGTCGGCGCCCTGCTCGTCGTCATCGCCGGCGTCGGGCTGCTCCTGGGCCGCCGGCGCCACGCCGAGGAGGACGAGCAGGTCGACCTCGAGGAGTGGCGCGGCTGACCCGTCGACCCCGGCCGGCTCCGGTCGGCCGGGGTGACCGCCCGGGTACGACGAAAGGGCCCCACCGCAGTGCGGTGGGGCCCTTCGTGGGTGGTGCGCCAACAGGGACTCGAACCCCGAACCCGCTGATTAAGAGTCAGCTGCTCTGCCAATTGAGCTATTGGCGCGCGAGGAGAAACATTAGCACCACGATGGCGGAGGGCGAAATCGACTCCGGGACAGGGCTCTTGGCGCCTCGATCGGCGCCCTGCCGCGGTGCGGTCCACCTCCTGCCACGACGCCGAAGGGGGGTGGCACCGGTCGGTGCCACCCCCCTTCGTCACTGCCGTGGTGACGTCACCAGGAGCGCTTGGCGCGCTGGCGCTCCCACTTCTTGGCCTTGCGGTTGCTCGAGATGACCTTGAGCACGACGAGGCCGACGACGGCCGCGGCGGCGATCGCGACGCGGTCCATGCGCAGCTCGCCGGACTCGGTGCGGGTCGCGGCGGTGAAGGAGGCCTTGGCCTGCTCCTTCTGCCGGGCGACGACGTTCTTGGGCGCGGCGCGCACGCTCAGCTCGTCGATGGTCTGGGCGAGCCGGTCACGCGTCGTGATGATGTCGTTCTCGAGCTTGGTCATGCTCGGGGTGTCGTTGCTCACGTGGGGGTTCCGTCCTTACTCGATGCCGAGGTCGCGGCGGATGCGGGCCACGTGGCCCGTCGCCTTGACGTTGTACTGGGCGTGGGTCACCACGCCGTCCGGTCCGACGACGACCGTCGAGCGGATGACTCCCTCGACGACCTTGCCGTACAACTTCTTCTCACCATAAGCGCCCCAGGCCGTCATCACCGACTTGTCCGCATCGGACAGCAGGGTGATCGTCAGCCCGTCACGCTCACGGAACTTCGCGAGCTTCGCCGGCTGGTCCGGCGAGATGCCGATGACCTCGGTGTCGGCGGCGCGCAGGGCCTCGAGCGAGTCGCTGAAGTCGCACGCCTGCTTCGTGCAGCCGGGGGTCATCGCCGCCGGGTAGAAGTAGACGATGACCTGCTTGCCGCGGAAGTCGCTCAGGGAGACCTCCGCGCCGGTGTCGTCGGGGAGGGTGAAGTCGGGGGCCGCATCGCCCGGGGTGAGTCTCTCGCCCACGGATCGCATCTCCTGTCTCGGCGGAATGCAGTATGGTCACCCCAACCTATCCTCCCAGGGGCAGAGTCACGTAGGAGTGACCTATGCACGTGCCCGATGCTTTCCTCGATGCTCCGACCTCCCTCGCCACGGGGGGTGTGGCGATCGCGGGGGTGGCCCTAGCGCTGCGACGAACCCCGAGCGATCTCGACGACCGGGTGGCCCCGCTCGCCGGTCTCGTCGCCACCTTCGTCTTCGCCGCCCAGATGCTGAATTTCCCCGTCGCCGGCGGCACCTCCGGCCACCTCCTCGGCGGTGCACTCGCGGCAGTCCTCGTGGGACCGTGGACCGCCACCCTGTGCATCACCGTCGTCCTGCTCGTCCAGGCGCTCGTCTTCGCTGACGGCGGCCTCACCGCCCTCGGAACCAACGTCACACTCATGGCGCTCGTCGGCGTGTGGGTCGGCTGGGTCGTCTTCGTCCTCGCGCGACGCCTCCTGCCGGCGCGGCCGGCCAGCATCCCCGTGGCCGCCGCGATCGGCGCCTTTGCGTCCGTGCCCTGCGCCGCGGTCGTCTTCGCCGGGCTCTTCATGGTCGGTGGCACCGCGTCCGTCGACGCCGGCGCCCTGCTCACCGCCATGGTGAGCTGGCACCTGCTCATCGGCCTCGGCGAGGCGGCCATCACCTTCCTCGTCGTCTCGGCGGTCGTCGGGGTGCGGCCTGACCTCGTGCGCGGTGCGGAGCACCTCTCACCCTCGGCACACGTGCCCCGCGAGAGCATGAGAGCGACCCGATGAAGGCCCGCGTCTCGACCCGCGCCTTCGTCCTCGGCGGACTGGTCGTCTGCCTCATCCTCTCCTCCGTCGTGAGCTTCTGGGCCTCCGGGCACCCCGACGGGCTCGAGCACGTGGCCGAGACGCTCGGCTTCGCCGGTGCCGCGGGCGACCACGGCGCATCCGGCTCCCCGTTCGCCGACTACGGGACAAAGGGAATCGGTGACGGCTTCCTCTCCGGCGGTCTGGCGGGGTTTGTGGGCGTGCTACTCACGGGTGCCCTCATGTGGGTCCTGCTCCGACTCGCCCGTCGTCGCGGCTGAGGTGGCCAACCCCCACCGCCACGCGTTGAGCCTGCACTCCCCCACGAGACTCCACGCGTTCCCGGCGCACCTCAAGATCGTCGCGGCGATGCTCTACGTCATCGCCGTCGTGCTCACCCCGCGGGAGGCGGTGTGGGCGCTCGGGCTGCAGGCACTGCTCCTGCTCGGCGTCGTCCTGGTGAGCAGGGTGCCGCTGCGGCACCTCGCTCCTCGGCTGCTCGTCGAGGTGCCTTTCGTCCTCTTCGCCGTACTCATGCCCTTCGTCGCGACTGGCCCCCGCGTCGACGTCGGGCCGCTGTCGCTGTCAGAGGCGGGGCTCTGGGGCGGGTGGAACCTCCTGGTCAAGGGCACACTCGGCGTCGGTGCCTCACTGGTGCTCGCGGCGACGACCACCCCCTCCGACGTCGTCGCCGGGCTGGCTCGGCTACGTCTGCCGGCGCAGCTCGTGCTCATCCTCGGCTTCATGGTCCGCTACACCGAGGTCATCAGCGGGCAGCTGCAGGCGATGCGGGTGGCCCGGGAGTCGCGCGGTTTCAGCGGCCGCGGACTACGCGCGTGGCCAGCGCTCGCGAGCACCGCGGGGTCGCTCTTCGTCCGCAGCTACGAGCGGGGTGAACGCGTGCACCTGGCAATGCTCGCGCGCGGGTTCGACGGACGGACCCACGTCGAGCGGACACCTGTCGCCGGCTCGACGTGGGCCGTGGCGATGCTCCTGCCCGTCGGCGCGACGATCGTCCTCGCGGCTGCGAGGCTGGGCGCATGAGCATTCCCGTCATCGACCTGCGCGGCGTGGATCACGTCTACCCCGATGGGCACCGCGCGCTCGACGGTGTCGATCTGCACGTGCATCCCGGCGAGCGGGTCGCCCTGCTCGGCCCCAACGGCGCCGGCAAGACGACGCTGGTGCTGCACCTCAACGGGATCCTCACCCCGACGAGCGGCTCGATCTCGGTGTCGGGGGTGCCGGTGAGCCACGCGCACCTGCTCGACGTGCGGCGCCGGGTGGGCATCGTCTTCCAGGACCCCGACGACCAGCTCTTCATGACGACGGTGGCCCAGGACGTGGCATTCGGTCCGCAAAACCTCGGGCTGCCCGCTGCCGAGGTCGAGGCGCGGGTGCACGAGGCGCTCTCCGCGGTCAGGATGCTCGAGGTCGCCGACCGGCCCCCGCACCACCTGTCCTTCGGGCAGAAGCGGCGCGTCGCGGTCGCGACCGTGCTCGCGATGCGACCGGAGATCCTCGTGCTCGACGAGCCGAGCAGCAACCTCGACCCGGCCTCGCGTCGCGAGCTCGCCGAGATCGTCGACGGCCTCGACATCACGGTGCTCATGGTGACGCACGACCTGCCGTACGCCCTCCAGCTGTGCGAGCGCTCGGTCGTGCTCTCCGAAGGGAGGATGGTCGCCGACGCCGCGACGCGCGAGGTGCTCTCGGACGGCGAGCTCATGGCGGCGCACCGGCTGGAGCTGCCCTACGGCTTCGACCCGCGGTCGGTGCCGGGGCGCACGCGCGGCTGACCGGTGCGATCAGTCGCTGATGCCGACGAGGGTCGGCTCGAGGAGGATCTCGCTGCGCAGGCTCTGCGCGATGAAGCACTCCCGGTGGGCGACCTCGACGAGCCGCTCGACCTTGGCGCGGGGGGCCGGGGCAGCGAGGGTGATGTGCGGACGCAGGACGATGCGCGTCACCCACATCGGCCGCTCGCCCTCCGGCATCTCCCCGACGGCCTCGTCCCGGTAGTCGACGACGTCGAGCCGGGCCCGGGCGGCGACGGCCAGGAAGGAGAGCATCTGGCAGCTGCTCGCCGCCGCGACGAGCAGCTGCTCGGGGTTGGGCAGCGATGCGTCACCCCGGAAGGCGAGGTCGCTGCTCGCCCGCGTCGTCGTCGAGGCCATCGTCAGCTCGTGCTCGCGGGAGTAGGCGTCGTAGCCGACACCCGTGGATCCCGACCAGGCGAGGGTCGTGGTGAAGGAGTGGTCGCTCACCCGCCTAGACTGCCTGACCGAGCCGAAGTGGCGGAATTGGCAGACGCGCGTGGTTTAGGTCCACGTGCCCAAGGGCGTGCGGGTTCAAGTCCCGCCTTCGGCACCCCACCCAACGTCGCAAAACCCTAGGGTTTTGCGACGTTGAGCGTCCTGAACTCTGCAAGACCCTAGGGTTTTGCAGAGATCGGGTCAGGCCAGGTGCTCGCGCAGCAGCGGCACCATGGCGCGGAAGGCGCGGCCGCGGTGGCTGATCGCGTTCTTCTCCACGTCCGTGTACTGCGCAAGGGTGCGGGTGTCGCCGTCGGGACGGAAGATCGGGTCGTAGCCAAACCCGTTGTCCCCCACCGGCTCCCGCACGACGACGCCGGGGACCTCCCCTTCGCTCGTCACGGTGGCACCACCGGGGATCGCGAGGACCGCGGCGCAGCGGAAGGCCGCGCGGCGGTGCTCGTCGGGCACGTCGGCGAGCTGGTCGAGCAGGAGCTGGAGGTTGCGACGGTCCTTCTCGGCCCGGGGCAGGTCCGCCCCCTCGTGCAGACCCGACCACCGCGCGGAGAAGATGCCCGGGCTGCCGCCGAGCACCTCGACGGCCAGGCCGGAGTCGTCGGCGAGCGCGGGCAGCGAGGTGCGCAGCGCGACGTGCTCGGCCTTGAGGCGCGCGTTGCCGGCGAAGGTCACCTCGGTCTCCGGGATCTCGCCGACCTCGGGGAAGGCGGCCATCGAGACGATCTCGAGGCCCAGCTCGGCCTCGCCGAGGATCTGCTGCAGCTCGTGGACCTTGTGCTCGTTGTGCGTCGCGAGGACGACCCGCTGGGTCACAGCACACGCTCGCGCGGGGTCTCGGCGAGGGCCTCCTGCTGCTTGGCGGTGAGCGCGGCGCAGCCGGTGGTCGCGAGGTCGAGCAGCTCACCGAGCAGCGCCCGGTCGAAGGGAGCGCCCTCCGCCGTTCCCTGCACCTCGATGAACTCGCCGGTGCCGGTCATGACGACGTTCATGTCCGTCTCGGCGGTGGAGTCCTCGGGGTAGTCGAGGTCGCAGACCGCGCGGCCGTCGACGACGCCGACCGAGACCGCGGCGAGCGAGCCGGTGAGCGGCGTCGCGCCGGCCGGGATCAGGCCACGGCTGCGGGCGTCCTCGACGGCGTCGACGAGGGCGACGTAGGCGCCGGTGATGGCCGCCGTGCGGGTGCCGCCGTCGGCCTGCAGGACGTCGCAGTCGAGGACGATCGTGTTCTCCCCCAGCGCCTTGGTGTCGATGACGGCGCGCAGGCTGCGGCCGATGAGGCGGGAGATCTCGTGGGTGCGACCGCCGACCTTGCCCTTGCGCGAGTCGCGCCCGCTGCGGGTGTTGGTCGAGCGCGGCAGCATCTCGTACTCGGCGGTGACCCAGCCGGTGCCCTGCCCCTTGAGCCAGCGCGGCACCCCCGCCTCGAAGCTCGCGGCGACGAGCACCCGGGTGCGGCCGAACTCCACGAGCACCGAGCCCTCGGCGTGGTCGAGCCAGTTGCGGGTGATGCGCACCTCGCGCAGCTGCTCGGGGGTGCGTCCGTCGTGCCGGGGGGTGGTGTCAGTCATGGGGCAAGGCTAACGATCCGACAGGATGGCTCGGGTGAGGCCGTCCTTCGACCACGTCCTGCTCACCCGCTTCAGCGCGGTGCTGCACCCCGAAGCGCCGCCGCCCGACGAGGACTGGCTCTTCTACCGGCTCGGCTTCTTCGTCGACGCCTGCCTGCCGTCAGTGCTCTCGCAGCGCGGCGCGCAGCCCTTCGAGTGGCTGGTGATCTTCGACGACCGGTGCTCCGCGGACTTCCGGACGCAGGTCGAGGAGCTCGCCGAGGGCGCCTTCACCCCGATCTGGACGCATGCCCCCTTCACCCGCGACGGCTTCGCCCAGCACGTCGCCGACCGGTGCCACTCCCCCTTCGTCATCACGACCCGGATCGACAGCGACGACGCGATGGCGGTCGACCTCATGGCCTCGGTGCAGGCGCAGTTCGCCGAGCAGGAGCGGCTCTTCGTCAACTTCCCCCGCGGCATCCAGATCGACCGCAGCGGTGCCGTGCACCGGGCGACGATCCTCTCGAGCCCCTTCCTCTCTCTCATCGAGGCCCGCGAGGAGGGCCGGCTGCCGGACACGGTCTTCGTCGCCAAGCACGCCCGCGCCCGCGGCCACGGTCCGCTGCGCGAGGTGCGCGCGCCGGTCATGTGGGCGCAGGTGCTGCACGGCACCAACCTCGCCAACATCGTCAACGGCGTGCGGGTGCACCCGCGGGTCGTCGCCGAGCGCTTCGACCTCCACCTCGGCTACGACGCGACTCCGGGGCGAGCCCGGCTGCTGCGCGGACGGGCCACCCAGCTCGGCCGGCTCGCCCGGCTGTGGGCGGCCCACCCCGGCGAGCTGACGAAGTGGGTCGAGGCCACCGCGTGGACCGCCCGCGGCACCCACGAGCGCCCGCCGGAGGCCGGCGCGCCGACGCTCACCGACCGGGTGCAGGAGTGGGAGTCGCGCACCCGGGTGCGGGTGCGGGACCTGCGCTGGCGGGCGAAGGGGGCGGCCAACGACCGCCTGCCCGGGCGGGAGGGCGTCGTGGCCGGCGACATCGCAGACGTCCTCGCGAGGGACCGGGTCGTCGTCCTCGCGGAGTGGTCTCCCGGTGCCCGGGTGAGGCCGGACGCCCTGGCTGCGGCCACGGCCTGGGCCGAAGGGGGCTTCGGTGTCCTCGTCGTCGCGGCCCGCGACCCGTGGGTGCGGCTGGCCGCACCCGACCTGCCCGCGGGCGCCGCGCTCGTGCGGCGGCGCAACACCGCCTACGACTTCGGCTCGTGGGCGCACGCCCTGGCGACCTGGCCGGCGGTGGCGCGCAAGAACCTCGTCGTCCTGACCAACGACTCCCTCGTCGGCCCGCTCGGGCCGCTCGACGAGCTCATCCGTCGCATCGACGCCGGTACGAGCGATGTCTGGGCGGCGACCGCCAACCACCACCCGGCGGAGCACCTGCAGAGCTATCTGCTCGCGGTCCGTGGTGGCGCGCTCGCCCGCGAGCCGCTCGCGGGGTTCTTCGCGCGGGTGCGCCCGCTGGAGTCCAAGCGTGCGGTCGTCGAGGCCTACGAGATCGGGCTCACCACCACCGTCGATGCCGCCGACCTGACCCGCGAGAGCGGCTGGACCCATGACGAGCTCGGACTCCCGCTCGACGTCGACCTCTCCCTGCACGGCTGGCGAGCGCTCCTGGCGGCGGGCTTCCCCTTCGTCAAGCGGATGCTGCTCACGGCGCCGCAGTCCGCCGACCAGCGCTCGGAGGTCGCCGCCGTCGTGGCGTCGCTGCGCGATGGGGGCCCCTCGACGCCCTAGGCTCCCGCCGTGGACCAGCACAGCCAGATCAGCCTGCCCGGTGGCGGGACGACGACCCTGCACGCCGCCGGGACCGACGCGACGTCGGCGCCCTTCGTCCTCGTCATGCCGGCCATGGGGGTGCCGGCGGGCTACTACGGCCCCTTCGTCGACGAGCTCGCGCGGCACGGCGTGGCCGCCGGCGTCGCCGACTACACCGGGCAGGGCGATGCGACGCCGCACGTCGGCCGTGGACGGGACCTCGGCTACGACGACCTCGCCCACGGCTGGCTGCCGGCGGTCGTCGACCGGGTCCGCGAGCAGCACGACGGCCCCGTCGTGGCGCTCGGGCACTCCCTCGGCGGCCACCTCCTCGCCGCCCACCTCGCCGGCCCGACGCCCGCGGTCGACGCCGCCGTGCTCATCGGGTCGGGGACGCCCCACTGGCGCGCGCAGCAGGGACTCAAGACCCTCGCGCAGACCCAGCTCATCGCGGTCGTCTCACGGCTGTGCGGCTACTGGCCCGGCGTGCGCCTCGGCTTCGGCGGGACGCAGGCGCGGACGCTGATGCGCGAGTGGGCGGCCTTCTCCCGCACCGGGCGTCTGGCTCCCGGGGGCCGAGACATCGCGGCGGGGCTCGCCGGGCGCTCGCTGCCCTTGCTCGCCGTCGACCTCGACAACGACACCCTCGCTCCGCCGGCCGCCGTCGACGAGCTGGTCGGGCTCTTCGCGAGTGCCGACGTCGAGCGCTTCACCTTCGCCAAGGCGGTGGGCGACCCGGGCAAGCCGGTGAACCACTACAGCTTCGCCCGCTCCCCCGAGATGATCGGTGAGCGGATCGCCGCCTGGGTCACCGGACGGGTCGGCGAGCGCGCACGACCCTGAGGACCGCAGACGGACCGGTCAGCGAGCCCGGCCTGCCGACCAGGGGTCGATCAGCTCGATGCCGGTACCGGTGAAGTCCTTGGTGTTGCGCGTGGCCAGGGAGGCTCCGTGGGCCCGGCACGTCGCGGCGATGAGTGCGTCCACGGTGCTCACGGGCCGGCCGGACAGCTCTCGGCCGGACATGACATGGGCATAGGCCACGGCCGCCGGCCCGTCGAGAGGGAGGACCCGGTCGTCGCCGAGCCGCTGGAAGAACGCATCGAGCGCGCCCTCCAGCCGCTGCCGCCGAGCACCCGCGGGCATTCGCCCCAGCCCGTGCAGGAGCTCCCCGACGACGACGGCGGGCACGGCGAGGTCGGCGTCGGCGACCGAGGCCGCCCATCTCACGACCTCGGCCTCGGGCTGCAGTCTCATCAGCTCGGAGACGACGTTGGTGTCGACCGCGATCATCCGAAGGCCGGGTCGGTGAAATCGACGCGAGGTGGGTCGGACTCACGTGGGGGCGGCTCCAGGTCGGACTCCATCTCGACCACCACGTCGCCACGACCTGCCCAGTACAGATCCATCAGGGCATTGGGCCGCTGCTGCCGGTGGCCGGCCGCCGCCGTCAGGATCGAGCGGACCTCTGCCTCCATCGAGTGACCGTGCTCCGCCGCCATCAGGCGCAGTCGGTCACGGACGTCGTCATCGAGGTTGCGAACGGTGATCGCTGCCATCGCTATCATCTCCCGCTCTCGATGCTAGCACTCCGGTCGGACGAGCTCCTGGGTGACCCGCTGCGCCTCCGGGCCGACCTCGACCCGAGTGGGAACGCCGAGGACGAGCGGCATCTGCGGCTGCTGGTGCCCCACGTCGGCGTCGAGCACGACCGGCACGCCGAGACCGTCGAGGGCGTCGCGTACCGCCTCGTGCTGCGTCAGGGTCGGTGCGTCGGGCGCAGGCGTGCGGCCGATGACGACGCCGGCGCACCGGTCGAACCACCCCGCCAGCCGCAGTCCGTGCAGGCAGCGGGCGATCTCGAAGGCATTGCCCTCCGCGGCCTCGAGCAGGACGACGGGCGGCTGCTCCTGCACCTGCGCCCAGGACCACACGTCACCGAAGGCGGTGCCCGCCAGCGGCGAGAGCACCTCGATGCAGCCACCGACGAGCGGTCCCGCAAAGCTGGCCGCCTCCCCCTCGAGCAGCGACCACCGGGTCGGCTCGGTGAGCGTCATCTCGTCGACGCCGGGGTCACCCTCGTAGTCGTCCCAACCCGCGGCGCGGCGGTGCGTGGCGGCGGTCTGGGTGAGCTCGCCGCCCTCGGCGGTCGCCACGTCGAGCCAGTGCAGGTGGCCGGGGGCGGGCGCGTAGGGCGTGTCCATGAGGTTGCTGCCGTGGAGGGTCGCCCACCCGGCGCGCAGGGTGAGCGGCAGCATCGTCGTCGCCGTGTCGGAGAAGCCGACGTACCAGGTCGGGTCGCACTCGGCGAGCAGGTCGAGGTCGAGCCACGGCAGCACGTCGATGCCGGTCTCACCACCCCATGGCGGGATGACCGCGTGGACGTCGGGGTCGACGAGCAGGGCCATGAGCTCGTCGGCGCGGGCCTCGCGCGAGGCGCTCACGTGGGTGTCGGTCGTGTCGCGCAGGCAGACCCCCTCGACGACCTCGAGGCCGCGCCGCCGCAGACCGGCGATCGCCAGGTCGAGGCGGGGCTGCAGGGTCGGCGGGACCCCGGAGCTGGGTGCGGTGACCGCGATCGTGTCACCGGGGCGAAGGGGGGCGGGCAGGCGCGCGTCCATGCCCCCAGTCCACCAGTGACCGGCCACCGCGTCGAGTTAGATTGCGGCACATGACGCGACGAGCCATCTGCTTCGACGTCGACGGCACGCTCGTCGACTCCCTGCCGGACATCATCGGGAGCATCACGGCCGCGATGGTCGAGCACGGGCTGCCCGACCCGGGCGACCCGCCGGTCCGCGCGCTCGTCGGCCTCCCCCTCGAGGACATGTTCACCGCCCTCGCTCCCGAGGGGGACGTCGCCGCCCTCGCGGCGTCGTACCGCCGGATCTACCCGGCCCGCTTCACCCAGCGATCCGCTCCCTTCGTCGACACCATCGAGGTGCTCGAGGCCCTGCGGGCCAAGGGCTATCTGCTCGCGGTGACGACGACGAAGCGCAGCGAGATGGCACGCGACCTCGTCGCCGCGCTCGGGCTCGCCGACCACCTCGACCACGTCCAGGGCACCGACGGCTTCCCCGCCAAGCCGGCGCCGGACGTCATCGAGCGGGCACTGTCCGCTCTGGACGCGGAGGGCACGTGGATGGTGGGCGACACGACGCACGACGTGCACGCGGGTGCGGCCGCGGGGCTTCAGACCTATGCCGTGTGCCGCCCGGAGGCCACCCATGACCGGGCCACGCTCGCCAGCGCGCACCCCGACCGACTCGAGGAGTCGCTGCTGCCGCTGCTCGACCTCGTCTGAGCCCGGGAGCGCGTGCACAACAGGTCGTCCTCGTGCACGAAAGGGCCGATGAACGCCGCGACATGCATCAGGACGACCTGTTGTGCACGCTCAGATGTCGTAGGTGGCGTCCGGCCGGGCCAGCTCGACCTCACCCGGCCACACGGCGGCGGCCTCGGCGCGGCAGACCTCGGGGTCGTTCCACGCGGGGATGTGGGTGAGCATGAGGCGCTCCACTCCCCCGGCGGCGACCGCGGCCTCGGCGGCCCGGCGCCCGGTGAGGTGGATGCCGCGGGCCTCGTCGCGCCCCTCGACGAAGGCGGAGTCGACGAGCACGAGATCGGCATCGGCGAAGAGCGGGGTCAGCGCGTCGCAGGAGTCGGTGTCGCCGCTGTAGGCGAGCACCCGACCGTCGGCCTCGACGCGGAAGCCGTAGGCCTCGACGGGGTGGTTGACGAGGAAGGGCCGCACGACGAAGGGCCCGATGTGCGTCGGCACGCTCGTGGAGACGCGGCGGAAGTCGAGGACCCCGGTCATCCCGGCCTCGTCGATGCCCTCGTAGGCCGCGGCGAGTCGCTCGGCCGCGCCCGCGGGGCCGTAGACCGGCAGGCGCTCGGTGAGCGCGCCCTCGGGTCGGTAGGTGCGGGTGACGTACATGCCGGTGAGGTCGATGCAGTGGTCCGGGTGCAGGTGGCTGAGCACGACGGCATCGAGGTCGGCGAGGTCGATGTGCCGTTGCAGGGCGCCGAGCGCGCCGTTGCCCAGGTCGAGCACGATGCGCCAGGTGCGCCCCTCGTGCTCGGCCGTCACGAGATAGCAGGAAGCGGGCGACTCGGGTCCCGCGAAGGACCCGGAGCACCCGACGACGGTGAGCCTCACGACTCTTCCCCCATGTTGCCGAAGACGTCCGCCACCTCGGGTCCGAGGAAGCGACGGGCCAGCGACCGGAAGCGCTCCGGGTCCCCCGTCGTGGTGAACCCGTGCCCCGGAGCCGGCAGCGACTCGGGACGCAGCAGGTCGTGGTCCGCAAGAACACGGTAGACGTCCTTGGCCGTCT
Encoded proteins:
- a CDS encoding glycosyltransferase; the encoded protein is MRPSFDHVLLTRFSAVLHPEAPPPDEDWLFYRLGFFVDACLPSVLSQRGAQPFEWLVIFDDRCSADFRTQVEELAEGAFTPIWTHAPFTRDGFAQHVADRCHSPFVITTRIDSDDAMAVDLMASVQAQFAEQERLFVNFPRGIQIDRSGAVHRATILSSPFLSLIEAREEGRLPDTVFVAKHARARGHGPLREVRAPVMWAQVLHGTNLANIVNGVRVHPRVVAERFDLHLGYDATPGRARLLRGRATQLGRLARLWAAHPGELTKWVEATAWTARGTHERPPEAGAPTLTDRVQEWESRTRVRVRDLRWRAKGAANDRLPGREGVVAGDIADVLARDRVVVLAEWSPGARVRPDALAAATAWAEGGFGVLVVAARDPWVRLAAPDLPAGAALVRRRNTAYDFGSWAHALATWPAVARKNLVVLTNDSLVGPLGPLDELIRRIDAGTSDVWAATANHHPAEHLQSYLLAVRGGALAREPLAGFFARVRPLESKRAVVEAYEIGLTTTVDAADLTRESGWTHDELGLPLDVDLSLHGWRALLAAGFPFVKRMLLTAPQSADQRSEVAAVVASLRDGGPSTP
- the cbiQ gene encoding cobalt ECF transporter T component CbiQ — its product is MSLHSPTRLHAFPAHLKIVAAMLYVIAVVLTPREAVWALGLQALLLLGVVLVSRVPLRHLAPRLLVEVPFVLFAVLMPFVATGPRVDVGPLSLSEAGLWGGWNLLVKGTLGVGASLVLAATTTPSDVVAGLARLRLPAQLVLILGFMVRYTEVISGQLQAMRVARESRGFSGRGLRAWPALASTAGSLFVRSYERGERVHLAMLARGFDGRTHVERTPVAGSTWAVAMLLPVGATIVLAAARLGA
- the rdgB gene encoding RdgB/HAM1 family non-canonical purine NTP pyrophosphatase encodes the protein MTQRVVLATHNEHKVHELQQILGEAELGLEIVSMAAFPEVGEIPETEVTFAGNARLKAEHVALRTSLPALADDSGLAVEVLGGSPGIFSARWSGLHEGADLPRAEKDRRNLQLLLDQLADVPDEHRRAAFRCAAVLAIPGGATVTSEGEVPGVVVREPVGDNGFGYDPIFRPDGDTRTLAQYTDVEKNAISHRGRAFRAMVPLLREHLA
- a CDS encoding DUF3618 domain-containing protein — translated: MSNDTPSMTKLENDIITTRDRLAQTIDELSVRAAPKNVVARQKEQAKASFTAATRTESGELRMDRVAIAAAAVVGLVVLKVISSNRKAKKWERQRAKRSW
- a CDS encoding energy-coupling factor ABC transporter ATP-binding protein, which gives rise to MSIPVIDLRGVDHVYPDGHRALDGVDLHVHPGERVALLGPNGAGKTTLVLHLNGILTPTSGSISVSGVPVSHAHLLDVRRRVGIVFQDPDDQLFMTTVAQDVAFGPQNLGLPAAEVEARVHEALSAVRMLEVADRPPHHLSFGQKRRVAVATVLAMRPEILVLDEPSSNLDPASRRELAEIVDGLDITVLMVTHDLPYALQLCERSVVLSEGRMVADAATREVLSDGELMAAHRLELPYGFDPRSVPGRTRG
- a CDS encoding copper resistance protein CopC, with protein sequence MTTHLQRPHTPIGHDGRVTTTPRTATPFARAATAILALAALLATTVGLAAPASAHARLEASSPKEGSTLTATPPEIMLRFNEPIQSGLNEVSVRTGSTDATDGDLEVDGGTVYQPLKSSLPAGSYTVSYKVVSADGHPISGSYSFTYAPPGGDTGPSGSETTSDGGSGSSSSTTSGSDSPTASSSTAPTSSSSSAGEPSSTSAPSSTTEPSSSSTTSSSTSSSTTSGDGESEPSSASSSSSSTAAPVEGDDASSDGGFPAWGWAVLVGALLVVIAGVGLLLGRRRHAEEDEQVDLEEWRG
- a CDS encoding PDGLE domain-containing protein encodes the protein MKARVSTRAFVLGGLVVCLILSSVVSFWASGHPDGLEHVAETLGFAGAAGDHGASGSPFADYGTKGIGDGFLSGGLAGFVGVLLTGALMWVLLRLARRRG
- a CDS encoding OsmC family protein, translating into MSDHSFTTTLAWSGSTGVGYDAYSREHELTMASTTTRASSDLAFRGDASLPNPEQLLVAAASSCQMLSFLAVAARARLDVVDYRDEAVGEMPEGERPMWVTRIVLRPHITLAAPAPRAKVERLVEVAHRECFIAQSLRSEILLEPTLVGISD
- the rph gene encoding ribonuclease PH is translated as MTDTTPRHDGRTPEQLREVRITRNWLDHAEGSVLVEFGRTRVLVAASFEAGVPRWLKGQGTGWVTAEYEMLPRSTNTRSGRDSRKGKVGGRTHEISRLIGRSLRAVIDTKALGENTIVLDCDVLQADGGTRTAAITGAYVALVDAVEDARSRGLIPAGATPLTGSLAAVSVGVVDGRAVCDLDYPEDSTAETDMNVVMTGTGEFIEVQGTAEGAPFDRALLGELLDLATTGCAALTAKQQEALAETPRERVL
- a CDS encoding energy-coupling factor ABC transporter permease, which translates into the protein MHVPDAFLDAPTSLATGGVAIAGVALALRRTPSDLDDRVAPLAGLVATFVFAAQMLNFPVAGGTSGHLLGGALAAVLVGPWTATLCITVVLLVQALVFADGGLTALGTNVTLMALVGVWVGWVVFVLARRLLPARPASIPVAAAIGAFASVPCAAVVFAGLFMVGGTASVDAGALLTAMVSWHLLIGLGEAAITFLVVSAVVGVRPDLVRGAEHLSPSAHVPRESMRATR
- the bcp gene encoding thioredoxin-dependent thiol peroxidase; this translates as MGERLTPGDAAPDFTLPDDTGAEVSLSDFRGKQVIVYFYPAAMTPGCTKQACDFSDSLEALRAADTEVIGISPDQPAKLAKFRERDGLTITLLSDADKSVMTAWGAYGEKKLYGKVVEGVIRSTVVVGPDGVVTHAQYNVKATGHVARIRRDLGIE